The genomic DNA TTatttacatacatacagttaggtccagaaatatttggacagtgacacaattttggcgagttgggctctgcatgccaccacattggatttgaaatgaaacctctacaacagaattcaagtgcagattgtaacgtttaatttgaaggtttgaacaaaaatatctgatagaaattgtaggaattgtacacatttctttacaaacactccacattttaggaggtcaaaagtaattggacaaataaaccaaacccaaacaaaatatttttaatttcaatattttgttgcgaatcctttggaggcaatcactgccttaagtctggaacccatggacatcaccaaacgctgggtttcctccttcttaatgctttgccaggcctttacagccacagccttcaggtcttgcttgtttgtgggtctttccgtcttaagtctggatttgagcaagtgaaatgcatgctcaattgggttaagatctggtgattgacttggccattgcagaatgttccacttttttgcactcatgaactcctgggtagctttggctgtatgcttggggtcattgtccatctgtactatgaagcgccgtctgatcaaatttgcggcatttggctgaatctgggctgaaagtatatcctggtacacttcagaattcatccggctactcttgtctgctgttatgtcatcaataaacacaagtgacccagtgccattgaaagccatgcatgcccatgccatcatgttgcctccaccatgttttacagaggatgtggtgtgccttcgatcatgtgccgttccctttcttctccaaacttttttcttcccatcattctggtacaggttgatctttgtctcatctgtccatagaatacttttccagaactgagctggcttcatgaggtgtttttcagcaaatttaactctggcctgtctatttttggaattgatgaatggtttgcatctagatgtgaaccctttgtatttactttcatggagtcttctccttACTGTtgccttagagacagatacacctacttcactgagagtgttctggacttcagttgatgttgtgaacgggttcttcttcaccaaagaaagtatgcggcgatcatccaccactgttgtcatccgtggacgcccaggcctttttgagttcccaagctcaccagtcaattccttttttctcagaatgtacccgactgttgattttgctactccaagcatgtctgctatctctctgatggattttttcttttttttcagcctcaggatgttctgcttcacctcaattgagagttccttagaccgcatgttgtctagtcacagcaacagcttccaaatgcaaaaccacacacctgtaatcaaccccagaccttttaaatacttcattgattacaggttaacgagggagacgccttcagagttaattgcagcccttagagtcccttgtccaattacttttggtcccttgaaaaagaggaggctatgcattacagagctatgattcctaaaccctttctccgatttggatgtgaaaactctcatattgcagctgggagtgtgcactttcagcccatattatataaataattgtatttctgaacatgtttttgtaaacagctaaaataacaaaacttgtgtcactgtccaaatatttctggacctaactgtaggaataATGTGCGTTCTATGGTTATGAAATACCGGAATATTTTTTCTTTACAGAGTTCAGTTCCTCTTTAGTTCCTCTCTGTAGATGCAAAGCAGAAGATATAGTATGTGTATACCATGGTACTTATTGCACCATTCTCATCTGCTTACAGCACAACATGATTGTTCAAACTAAGAAAACTCGCTTGATGCACCCCTCATGTGGTCAAACAGTTCTGTGCAATATTACATCTTCTTGACTTGCATCTATATTCCTCTGTAGACCCAACGCTGTCAGCCCAGAAAAAGGATGGCAGCGAtagataaaaaaaacaatttagtgggaaggtgcactgaactgcttgGACACACCAAGGATGCGCCGAGCTCCtgtgctttgtttgaacagtcataaAGCTGTTGGAAGATGGTAATTCGCTTTTTGGAGACCCaaccagtaaagcgggctttacacgctacaataaatctaacgatgtgtcggcggggtcacgtcgtaagtgacgcacatccagcatcgttagtgttgttgtagcatgtgaaacctccgtgcgattgcgattgtacgaaaacacgttgatcgcatacacgtcgttcaaatttTAAAATTTGAATGTCCgaatgttcaatgttcccgaggcagcacacgtcgctgtgtgtgacaccccgggaacgatgaacacatcttacctgcatcccgcctgcaatgcggaaggaaggaggtgggcgggatgtctacgtcccgctcatctccgcccctccgcttctatgggccggctgccgtgtgacttcgctatgacgccgaacgtccctcccactacaggaagaggatgttcgccgcgcacagcgaggtcgtatggaaggtaagtacgtgtgacgggatttaatcgtttgtgcgacacaggcaacaaattgaacatgccgcacaaacgatgggggcgggtacgatcgcatacgaaatcgcatgtgtaattgtaacgtgtaaagcaggcttaaggtagtCTTCAAGGCAATTCTCCCTGGGTATAAGTGTGTAAAATACCTCTATTCCAGGAGAGGAGTGCCACTTATTGGTGGATGTCAATGTCTGACCTTGCATTGAGCCATAAAACGGGGCTTAGGTTAGCAGCCAAACCATGGAGAGACAGGAATTAGGACTATCTTCATGAACAGAAACAACTCCAAAATGGATATCTTCGTTTGACAACTCTAATCATGTTTCAATGCTGTATGAAGAGTCAGACATTGACTTTGAGGATAGCCACACAATACAGAGATAGTATTATCTTCTAACTGGAAAAGAGACACTCTTATAATGTATGATCCTCACCCTTCTCCATCATTGGTTAGACTATCTTCTGTGTCTTGAACTTTAATAGAGTGGGAGGGCACATGATTGGCCTGCCATCTCCAACTGACCAGGGGAACATTGAAATCCACACCAATGTTACAGTTATCAGCTACCCAGTGGATATCTGAAAATGTGTGACTCCtggaataccccttaaaggaaaatGGAATATAACCACTTTTACCACCTCAATTCCCTGTTTTCGAGCAGAAGATCTGTAATCTAATTAGTCTTTTCTGTTTTTCAGAACCTGAGAGAAGACGCTACTCAGAAGAAGAAGATCTGCATTACTCATTCATAGATATGAGTCATTTACCAGGAGGTTGGCCACATTCTTATATTATGATTTCTTATCTTGGCATTAGCTCCACCACTGTTTGTAAAGTTTCTGAAATTTCAACATCAGGGAGTCATTATACCCTACAGGGTTATTGTGACTTGTGGGGAACAAACGTCCATATGGATCCAATACAAGCTAAGGAGGTGGAGCTCTATGGTCTACCATTTGTATGTCCTGCACATTGCTACAATTGTATGTCTAAGGATGACATGTTTTATTGAATCTATGTAAAGCATTTCTCTTATTTTTAGTTAATATTTTGGTGGGAAACCCAAGAAGAAAATTTGCTtttaaatcttttttctttttcaatccAGGTTTTCCTACTCAAAGATCAGAGCATGTAAGTATAAGAATTTATCATTtacagtaatataaaaaaaaaatcagcaaattgAAATGTGTCTCAAATTTTGCAAGAAATTGAAGATAGGCATTGCtaatgcgaaacgtgcgttgggtgtgGGGAACGCAGGCATACTCTTTGATCCCCATTTGTAAGTATACCTCGTACCACTATGGGaccatatttatatgtatatactaCGTAATGTAAATTTTGTTTGATATTTTTGACACACTTGTGTTTCACTGTATTTTCTTATCATGACAAACACATGAAGTACGGAATAGTATGCATATTGATATACAGTACTCGccaaaagtttggacgcaccttctcattcaaagagttttctttattttcatgactctgaaaattgtagattcacattgaaggcatcaaaactatgaattaacacatgtggaatgaaacacttaacaaaaaagtgtgaaacaactgaaaatatgtcttatatgctaggttcttcaaaatagtcaccttttgcattgattactgctttgcacactcttggcattctcttgatgagtttcaaaaggtagtcactggaaatggtcttccaacagtcttgaaggagttcccagagatgcttagcacttgttagcccttttgcctttactctgctgtccagctcaccccaaaccatctcgattgggttcaggtctggtgactgtggacaccagatcatctggcgtagcaccccatcactctccttcttagtcaaatagcccttacacagcctggaggtgtgtttggggtcaatgtcctattgaaaaataaatgatggtccaactaaacgcaaaccggatggaatagcacgccgctgcaagatgctgtggcaggcatgctgattctgtatgccttcaattttgaataaatccccaacagtgtcactagcaaagcactccaacaccatcacacctcctcctccatgcttcacggtgggaaccagccatgtagagtccatccgttcactttttctacaaagacacggtggttggatccaaagatttcaaatttggactcatcagaccaaagcacagatttccactggtctaatgtccattccttgtgttctttagcccaaacaagtctcttctgcttgttgcctgtttttagcagtggttttctagcaattattttaccatgaaggcctgctgcacagtctcctcttaacagttgttctagagatgtgtctgctgctagaactctgtgtggtattgacctggtctctaatcttagctgcagttaacctgcgatttctgaggctggtgactcggataaacttatcctccacagcagaggtgactcttggtcttcctttccaggGGCGGTCCTCAtgggagccagtttctttgtagcgtttgatggtttttgccactgcacttggggacactttcaaatttttcccaattttttggactgactgaccttcatttcttaaagtaatgatggtcactcgcttttctttacttagctgcttttttcttgccataataaaaaatctaatagtctattcagtaggacgatagacctctgcacaacacaactgatgatcccaaccccatttataagacaagaaatcccactttttaaacctgacagggcacacctgtgaagtgaaaaccatttctggtgactacctcttgaaggtcatcaagagaatgccaagagtgtgcaaagcagtaatcaaagcaaaaggtgggtactttgaagaacctaaaatataagacatatttttagttgcttcacacttttttgttaaatatttaattccacatttgttaattcatagttttgatgccttcaatgtaaatctacaaataGTCGGGTCAGCTAGGTGTTCTCAATATATTACATCTGCCCCATGGCAAGTGCAAATTGTTGAGACATTTTTTATTCCTTTCTTTTAATTGTTAAATAAAGATTTATATATCTTTTCTGCTTTTGCATATTAGTTTTTGTTGGTGTTGATATTGAGCATTGCTAGTTTGCCGGATTTAGTGACTGTGATATAGGTGTCCTTACAATTTTCTACTGGCCACTGCTTCTGAGACATTAACCAATATTCTCTACACTTTGACCTTTATGGTGATTTTTagagaaataaaaaaattaaacgTAAAAGGAATCGGAGTTAAATGTTTTACATTTCAGAAAATCTCTGTACAATATTGAGCGCCTTTGATTAATGGAAACTTAGTAGCACTTATATTTCAACTATAAGGCCTGTTCGTTGCTCACCTGTCAGCAAAAGAGGACAATATCACAGAATGATTGTGAGAAGACAATTCTTTAGAAAAGATTTATTAGAAGAGGAGAAAACTTGCATGCTAGAAGCAGAAACGTCTACAGGAGAGCTTCTACAAAGTAACAATAGAGAAGACTTCATCAGAGGAGAAGAATTCcaggaaaaaaaagttttcaatTTTAATGGAGGAGACCAGTTAGAAGAAGCAATTACTTCCTCAACAGATAAAAAGAGTTCCTTCGAAAAGGAGATCTGTCAGCAAAAAGGAAGGTTCTCTCAGAAGATGAGACCTGTCAGAAGACAATACTTTTCAGAAGAAGAGACTGCCAAAGATATAAAGACCTTTCAGAGGAGGAGACTCACAAAGAAGAAAAGAGTTTTCAGAAGAAGAGAAGACTTCCAAAGACGTAAAGACTTTTCAGAAAAGGAGACTCCTAAAAGAGAAAAGACCTTCCAGAAGAAGAAGAGACTCCCAAAGACCTAAAGACTTTTTTGAAGATGAGGAGACTCCCAAAGAAGAGAATACCTATCTGTAGAAGAGGAGACTTCCAAAGAAGAAAATACCTCTCAGAAAAGGAGGAGACTTCCAAAAAAAGACCTTTCAGAAGAATAGGAATCTCCCAAAGAAGAGAAGACATTTCAGAAAGATGAGATTCCCAAATAAGAAAAAAGCTTTTAGAAGAAGCAGTCTTTCAAAGAAGAGAAGACCTTTCAGTAGAAGAGGACACTCCCAAGGACATAAAGACCTTTCAGAAAAGGAGACTCTTAAAAGAGAAAAGATGTTTCAGAAAAAGAGGAGACTCCCAAAGACCTACAGACTTTTTTAAAGAAAAGGAGATACCTAAAGAAGAGAAGACCTTTCAGTAGAAGAAGAGGAACTTTCAAAGATGAAAAGAGCTTTCAGAAGAAAAGGAGTTTTGCAAACAAGAGAAGACCTTTCAGAAGAAGAGGAGACTCCCAAAGTAAAGTCTTTAAGAAGAAGAATAAACTCCCAAAGAAGAAAAGACCTTTCAGAAGAAGAGGAGTCTCCCAAAGAAGGGAAAACCTTTCAGAAAGATGAGATTCTCAAAGAAGAAAAATGCTTTAAGTGGAAAAGGAGTCTCTCAAAGAAGAGAAGACCTTTCAGTAGAAGATTTTCTTCTCAAAAAAGAAAAATAGATTTCCAAAGCAGAAAACACCTTTAAAAAAAGGAGAGACTCATAAAGAAGAAAATTATTTTTAAAAGAAGAAAAGACTTCTAAAGGAGAAAATATCTTCAGAAGAAATTCCCAAAGAAGAGAAGACCAGTCAGAAGAAAAAGAGACTCCCAAAGAAGGAGAGACATTTCAGAAGAGGAGACTCCCTTAGAAAAAGACGAGAGGTATCATTAAGATGAAATATTAAAGATGAAAAGAAGCTTTTTACAACAGAAAAAAAACTTAATCAAAAGTAACCTGCTGGAGAAAAAGTCTTTCTTGACAGGAGAAGAGACTTGTCAGGGGACAAGAAAAAATCTTTCTGAAAAAGAAAATTTCTTCGAATAAAACTTTATTGGAAGAAACCTGTTTAAAGAACAGACTGACTCGGCAGAACCAACCTGTCTGAAGAGGCGGAAACTTCCTTTGATCCTCAGAGACCTGTCAGCAGACAAAGGACAGGTCCACGGGCATGTGGACTTAGATGCTGGTTTCTACATGAAGTGCAGTAGAGGAGATGTCCTCCAATACTTCATCAGAAGAAGACACCTGTCAGCAGACAAAGGACAGGACCATGGACATCTGGACTTAGATGGTGGTTTCTACATGAAGTGCAGTAGTGGAGATGTCCTTCAATACGTCATCAAAAGAAGACACCTGTCAGCAGACAAAGGACAGGACCATGAACATCTGGACTTAGATGGTGGTTTCTACATGAAGTGCAGTAGAGGAGATGTCCTTCAATACTTCATCAGAAGAAGACACCTGTCAGCAGAAAAAGACATGACTATAGACTTGTTTGATTTCTACATAAAATGTAGTTTTATCATTTATTAAGATGGTAGGGGTAGAGGTATATTTGGAAGTGTAATATACCCAATCCTACCGTCTACACTAATCACTCCTTACCTTGGATAAGTAGGTGTGAGATCTCCACTGTGTGGTTAATTTatacaatttcttttttctcatttTCAGCACGACTACTCCACTGTATATTCCCTGATAACAGAAGCTCCGTCCGCTGCAGACGCTGGGGTAGGAACAGAAACCTCACTGACCACTTGGTAGAGATAATCTTTGCTTGGCGCACATGGAACATCACTTGGCATCACAGTATGTTTCCAACCCATCTTTGGTGATGTTGTGGTACCATGAAAAGAAGGAAAAGCCACTGTCGTGGTTGTATAGACTCTTAGAATTTGTACTCCAAGCCAAACACTTCCCTGGACTTCATCTTTGTGCTTCTTGTCCTGATGTTTTTTACCTCCCTAGATTGTTTTTTATTCTCAAATTATTAATTGTGGTTTCTTAATAATAAATGAAACATTTTGAAAAATTGCATGCAAAGTATCCTCCTTTTTCACTAGATGGCAGTGTCAGAAGCTAGTTTATGTACTGTACTGTAGTTTCCTCTCTCAAATTCCCTTTGCTGACATCGCCATGAAGTCAGTGACTATTTCTGCATTTATGACCGCTTGTTAAATTTACGACAtataataaagaaaagaaagatataaataaaaaaatagttaTACTTTACTATAAAACACCATCCAATACAACAGTACCATCACTGGAAAAGTCCGCAAACTGTTTCTGAACTATTTAAATGGCAGAATACAGTGTGTGATGCTGTGCGGTTGTCTCAGAAAGTATCACATCTGATAGGCCTGGATACACTGGCTCCGAAGTAGATACAGTATCACAAAATCAGGTTCAGATACACTGGTTCCACTGTGAATATCACATAATAAAATGTAGCTCTCGCCATCAATCAGAGGATTATCGGCagatctgtctctttttgtctttaTCCTACACTGATGTCTCTCTTTCTAGAATTCTCTCATCACAGTTCTGTAATCTTCTATCTTCCTGTCCTCTCTCCTCTTCATTGTGCTGTGACATGGTCTCTTCGTGAACCTTTTCTTCTATATTGTTTATGTTTTCTTTACCTGTGACAAGATAAAGATAAGACTGTGTTATTACATGTATAAGATGAAAAGAACCTGCCCTTCTAGACCTGATAAAGTCTCAGCTACTGGAGGAGATGAGTGTTCCTCAGAAGGGACCGGTCAGCAGAAGAGGAGCTTTCCCCAGAGAGGCCTGTAAGCAGAAGAGGAGCCTCCCCCAAAAAAGACCTGTAAGCAGAAGAGGAGCCTCCCCAAAAGAGACCTGAGAGCAGAACAGGAGCCTTCCCCAGAGAGCAGAAGAGGAGCCTCCCCCAAAAATGCCCTGTAAGCAGAAGAGGAGCCTCCCCCAAAAGAGACCTTTGAGCAGAAGCAGAACCTTCTATGCAAGACCTGTCAGACCATGAACAGCCTTCCCTGGAGGAGACCTGTTAGCAGACGTTGAGCCATTCCCAGAAGAGACCTGGCAGCAGAAGATGATATTTTCCAAGAAGAGACTTGTAAACATTAGAAAGTCTTCTCCAGAAGAGACCTGTGAGCAGAAGAAGAACCTTCTCTGGAAGAGTTCTGTGAGAAGAACAGCCTTCCTTGAAAGAGACCTGTTAGCAAAAGCAGAGGCTTTCCcagaagagagctatcagcagaagAACAACCTTCCCTGGAAGGGATCTGTCAGCAGAAGAAGAGCCTACCATGGGAAAGACCTGTTAGGAGAAGTGAAGCCTTGTCCAGAAGAGATTTGTTAAAAGAGGAGCCTTCCCTGGGAGAAACTTTTCAGCAGAAGGGGAGCCTTCCCCAGAAGATACCTGTTAGCAAAAGAAAGGCCTTCCCTGGGACAGATCTTTAAGCAGAGGAGCCTTTCCTGAAAGAAACCCCTCAGCAGAAGAGGAGCCTTTCCCAAAAGAGACCTGTTAGCAAAAGAGGAGACTGCTCTGGAAAAGACGTGTGAGCAGAAGCTGAGCCTTCTTCACCAGAagtgatatgtgagcagaagatgaGCATTAGAGACGTGTGAGCAGAAGCTGAGCCTTCACCAGAAGAAATCTATGAGCATTCCCTGGAAGAAAACTGTCAGCAGAGAAAGAACCTTCCTTGGACGAGACCTGTCAGCAGAAGAGAAGCCATTTCCAGAAGAGACCTGTGAGCAGAAGAACAACCTTCCCCACAAGTAATCTAACAGCAGAAGAGAAGACTTAGAAAAGACCTGGATTAGATTATGACTCCGATTTCTGCATATTGATGGGAACACACTTTATTGCACTTTAGAGTTACCTACCAGGGATTCTCTTATTCGAGACTCTGGTCAATATGAAGACTAAGAATATCATGCACACAAATGTAACCAGAAGAAAGATCCCAATAATCAAGAAGACTTTACCACTGGAGGAAGGAGCCACTGGTCCTGTATGGGAGAAAATGGTCTAAGTGAGGTAAAAGAAATATACATGTCCTCAAAGAGGGATCTCCTATAACTTCATAACCCAAATTCACCTCAATATTGCGAAATGCAAAAAAATATTCAACAGTCTGTATTTCACATCAGAACCACTGGTGgacacttaggggccctttgcacactacgtcatcgcaagccgatgctgcaatgccgagcgtgatagttcccgcccccgttgcagctgcgatattttgtgatagctgctgtatcgaattttatcgctacggcagcttcacatgcactcacctgccttgcgacgtcgctctggccagcgacccgcctccttcctaagggggcgggtcatgtggcgtcacagcgacgtcacacggcaggcggccaatagaagcggaggggcggagatgagcgggacgtaaacatcttgccCTCCTCTttacttccgcattgcagccgggacgcaggtaggagatgttcctcgctcctgcgacttcatacacagcgatgtgtgctgtgacaggaacgaggaacaacatcgtactgtcgcagcagccaaaataatgaaaatgaccgacactacaccgatcatacgataccgacgcttttgcgcttggtaatcatagttaaaacgatttacacactacgatgtcgagagcgacgccggaagtgcgtcactttcgatttgaccccaccaacatcgcacctgcgatgtcgtagtgtgcaaagggccccttatagTGACATATAGCATAAACATCTCCTGACATAGTATCAAGATACTCTGTTTTTTGTTACAGCTGGTCATCTCACTTCACCGACATCTCATGATGAGTTGGGATATGTTTGGTTTTAGAAAAAACTAAATGTTTTGGAATATTCCATCTCATGCTGCTCTGTAGGACAGACTCGTATGACACAATGGATTGATCCACAGCAAGAATTAAATTCAGATCCTTTTACCCAAGTGTGGGCATTATCATAATTTCTACACCAATCCCCCTGCCCACCACCTTGTGGGCTGTCAGTGTGAGACGCACAATGCCCTTAGTACTGCAGATATGTGGACAtaacacaggatggacaggcaatgAACAGATTAATGCCTACTAGAAAGTGAGAGGAAattccagcacctatagtgctggcagaatgcagcCGAAGAGGGACTGTCAACGCAAAAAAATATTGATCGAAAGTTCCAAAATATGAGATTCGGAATAATTGCTATGCGTTATGTTATTTGCACCAAAAGCAGTTTTTTAAAATGATCTGGAGGATGAGATCAACAAAACCTTCCTCATACATTATTGGCTACAATCACAAGTACGTTTTAAGCTTTACTATGATAAAAGCTGACATTACCCTGTATTATGAAACAAGGAGTCCATGGCGCTATGATTGTTTCCTCTTGGCTGACCAGGTTCGTTGCGATACATGTGAAGGAAACCTCTTGGTCACTTGGAGTCAGGATAATATTCAGAAGGCGACTGTCATCATGTAATGTATAGCTTCTGTTGAGTGGTTGACCTTGTCCGGTGTCCGTCATCCATCTGTATGTTACATTGCTTCCTGTGGAAGTATTACAGGCCAAAAACACAGAACAACCCATGGTTCCTCTGGAAGTGTACACCTGGACCTCCGGCTTCACCACCACTTCTAGGAGAAACAACATGGACTTTTAGGCTTGGGATTACATACTGTAGATGTCAATGTCATTCCAACAGACAAAATTTATGACCAGAACATGTAACTTGATCACTCACCATAGACTGTAAGGTGGAACCGATGAAGTCTCATGTGTCCTTTGGTGTCCACCATTTGGCAGGTGAATAAGCCGGTATCCTTGAGCTCTAGATTTTCTATAACCAAAGTAAAGTTGTGAAGAAGCTGAACCCTTCTGTAAAAACATGACTGATATGTCGTGTCGACAGATCCTCTGGAAAATGAAGCCACCAAGTGGTCTGTTGGGGACAAGTGTCTCCAGAAGACATCCCTGGTGTTGAATTGTGGGGGTACAATGGCTGGCAGATGTACGGCTCCTCCTCTTTGTCCAATTATTTGGGTAACTGTTTCCATTCTACAAAAGGTGCCTGTATAAAAAAACAAAGCTGTAATAGCTCTAACTACAACGTAAAAAATTCTGGGATtcaaaaagaaaatagaaatacaCCAGATTGTAATTTCAAAAACTCTCAAAAGAAATCAGGAGTGTCCATTTATTTATAGCCTCCATGAATATAGGTGCACCGCATGTATATTTAGGCATGTCTTACATGATACCAAACAACATAATACCTGCGTAATAAATAAGTAGAGTCACTCCTTTTATCAACCCAGATAAGTCCCACCTCGCAGCAAGTCTTGGCTTTGGTGGGTTTTCATGAGCCTCACCTATTCCCACCCTAATTCTAACACATAAAGCCCAATAGAGATTTACTAATAAGGGTGCTCCTCAATTTTGGTGTATGATCTCGAAAAGGGCACAGCTCTATAAGAATGGGTATGACTTAGGCTCAGCT from Anomaloglossus baeobatrachus isolate aAnoBae1 chromosome 12, aAnoBae1.hap1, whole genome shotgun sequence includes the following:
- the SLAMF8 gene encoding SLAM family member 8 isoform X1; its protein translation is MDRSLLTLVLILQTGTFCRMETVTQIIGQRGGAVHLPAIVPPQFNTRDVFWRHLSPTDHLVASFSRGSVDTTYQSCFYRRVQLLHNFTLVIENLELKDTGLFTCQMVDTKGHMRLHRFHLTVYEVVVKPEVQVYTSRGTMGCSVFLACNTSTGSNVTYRWMTDTGQGQPLNRSYTLHDDSRLLNIILTPSDQEVSFTCIATNLVSQEETIIAPWTPCFIIQGPVAPSSSGKVFLIIGIFLLVTFVCMIFLVFILTRVSNKRIPGKENINNIEEKVHEETMSQHNEEERGQEDRRLQNCDERILERETSV
- the SLAMF8 gene encoding SLAM family member 8 isoform X2, whose product is MDRSLLTLVLILQTGTFCRMETVTQIIGQRGGAVHLPAIVPPQFNTRDVFWRHLSPTDHLVASFSRGSVDTTYQSCFYRRVQLLHNFTLVIENLELKDTGLFTCQMVDTKGHMRLHRFHLTVYVVVKPEVQVYTSRGTMGCSVFLACNTSTGSNVTYRWMTDTGQGQPLNRSYTLHDDSRLLNIILTPSDQEVSFTCIATNLVSQEETIIAPWTPCFIIQGPVAPSSSGKVFLIIGIFLLVTFVCMIFLVFILTRVSNKRIPGKENINNIEEKVHEETMSQHNEEERGQEDRRLQNCDERILERETSV
- the SLAMF8 gene encoding SLAM family member 8 isoform X3: MDRSLLTLVLILQTGTFCRMETVTQIIGQRGGAVHLPAIVPPQFNTRDVFWRHLSPTDHLVASFSRGSVDTTYQSCFYRRVQLLHNFTLVIENLELKDTGLFTCQMVDTKGHMRLHRFHLTVYEVVVKPEVQVYTSRGTMGCSVFLACNTSTGSNVTYRWMTDTGQGQPLNRSYTLHDDSRLLNIILTPSDQEVSFTCIATNLVSQEETIIAPWTPCFIIQGKENINNIEEKVHEETMSQHNEEERGQEDRRLQNCDERILERETSV